The window TTTTACCTCCATTAATTAATGTAATTTTCTAATTTGTATTGTACTTATCACAGTTTAGATGTTAAATTTAATTTAACATATTAAATTAAAATGAACAATCGATTGGGGTGGAACTATGATTTCATTTATTTTAATGACATTATTTGTCGTGATGAGTCCTGGGGTTGATACAGCTTTGATTACAAAACGAACAATTTCAGGGGGGAAGAAAGAAGGCCTACTGATGGCTTTAGGAATTACGGCTGGTTCACTTGGTCATACGCTTGCTGCAACACTTGGGCTATCAGCTTTGGTTCTACAATCGGCAGTAGCTTTTTCTATTTTGAAGTGGGTAGGAGCAATCTATTTAATCTATCTAGGTGTTCAATCACTTATAGCTCGAAAAAGCCCAGAAAATGTGACGACTGCGGATCGTAATGCGAAAGGGTCACCATGGAAAGAAGGATTATTATCAAATCTGCTAAATCCAAAGGTTGCCGTCTTTTTCATCACGTTCTTGCCTCAATTTGTTAGCTCGAAAGAAAATGCGATGATGGAACTTCTTGCTATGGGATGCTTTTACTCGATATTATCGATTCTTTGGTTCGTCTTCTACGTTTTCTGTTTAACTTATATTCGTGAGTGGCTATTATCAGCGACTGTTCAAAATTATATGGAAAAACTAACAGGCATCGTACTCATTGGTTTCGGGGTAAAGCTACTGTTTACGCAGAATAAATCATAAAGATTTTTCTTAAAGAGGTGTATGAAAATGTACAAAACACTAAGTAAATTAGATTTTCAATATTTTATTGGCCAAGAGGTTACAGAGGTAAACACCGAAAAAAATTATCCATTTGGAGTGTCTTTTGAAAGAGGAGTTTTAACCATTGAATGCCCTTGGAGATTACGAGTTTCTAGCGAAGTGGCAATTGGATATTCAGATTGTCTGCAAGCACCAGGACAATACTCGCATAAAGATGTTGAAAAAATTCTCATGGGAAAACGAATAACGAATATCTTCCATTATGAAGAGATTTCAGATTTAGTGGTAGAATTTGAGGGCAAAATCTATCTTGAATTATTCCATGACAGCAATTATTTTGAGGGATGGCAGCTGCGAGGCGAAAATGGAATGTATGTATTCACCTTACCGGGAGGGGCTTATTCGGATTAGATAGCTTTTCATTTTTAAATTTTAGAAAAACCTTCTATAGAAAGTAACCGTATTTTTTAGAGTGCCTCATGAGCGTTAATTCAAAAAGGATTAAGGCTCTTTTTTGTTGAAGTAATTTAAAAGGTCCCTAAACATGGCCTTAAAAAACTACGGAATTGAAATAAGGGGCTTGGTTTATATGGGTTTTGAATCTTTTCGCTTTATTGTATTTGTTAATAGCATAATCCTTTTGTTAATTATGACACTGGTATTAAAAAAGCCCTTTCGAAAATGGGGCTTTGCTATTATGCTCGTTTTTACGATTGTCTTTGCTGCCATTGAAATAACAGCTCCGTTAATTAGAGAAAAAAACTATGAAGCTTTTCTAGTAGAGATTGAAAATCAATTGATTGAACAATATCCAACAAATAATTGGACTCTGAATAAAGATATTGATTTTTATAGTTTTCCTTATGATTTTTTAGTTGAGGTAGCATTTGAAGAGGATTCTAATGTGATATATGGATTTGTATTGGATGAAGATGGCAAGTTACATGAATATTATCGGAA is drawn from Lysinibacillus sp. SGAir0095 and contains these coding sequences:
- a CDS encoding DUF6188 family protein, whose product is MYKTLSKLDFQYFIGQEVTEVNTEKNYPFGVSFERGVLTIECPWRLRVSSEVAIGYSDCLQAPGQYSHKDVEKILMGKRITNIFHYEEISDLVVEFEGKIYLELFHDSNYFEGWQLRGENGMYVFTLPGGAYSD
- a CDS encoding LysE family translocator; the protein is MISFILMTLFVVMSPGVDTALITKRTISGGKKEGLLMALGITAGSLGHTLAATLGLSALVLQSAVAFSILKWVGAIYLIYLGVQSLIARKSPENVTTADRNAKGSPWKEGLLSNLLNPKVAVFFITFLPQFVSSKENAMMELLAMGCFYSILSILWFVFYVFCLTYIREWLLSATVQNYMEKLTGIVLIGFGVKLLFTQNKS